In the Leptotrichia sp. oral taxon 223 genome, TATGGTTTAGAGATAGGTTAAAACAATGTGTAAATAAAAACAGCATTATATATTTTTCAATACTATTTCCAGCATTTCATCATTTATATTCTCTATTGCTCTCAAATTATTCTCATTAACACATGAAATTACATTCCAGCTGTATTTTTCTGATAAATCTTTAGCAACTTCATATGCATTTTTTAAATAATTTTTGTCTTTTTCATGAATATCTTTCTCTTTTTTACCAGTTATTTTATTTTCCCTGTCTTTCATAAGTTTTTGACTAAACTCAAAAGGAATGTCCAGAAAAAACACAATATCTGGCTTCGGTATTCCAATTTTATCCCATTCCAGATCTATTAGCCAATTTAAATATTTTTCTTTCTCAGCTTTGTTCAAAATTTTGGGTGCTTGATGAATCATATTTGAAATTGTGTATCTGTCACTAATAACAATGCCGCCATTATTATAAAAGTCTTCCCATTCTGTCTTAAACGAGGCAAACCTGTCAACTGAGTAAAGAACCGAAGCCGCATAGGCATTCACACTTTCAGCCGTTTTTCCAAATTCACCTGCAAGATACATTTTCACTGGCTCGGAGGCTCTGCTTTCATAGTTTGGGAAAGATATTTTTTTTACCTTGTTTTCCCCTTTTATTTTTTTCAGTTTGTTGTACAGCAATTCTGTCTGCGTCTGTTTTCCGCTTCCGTCTGTACCTTCAATAATTATTAATTTTCCCATTTTTAATTTCCTTGTTATTTTATGTTTAACTGTATTTTTATTTTATAAATTTTATTTCTCATTATCAAGTATTGAAACAGAACGATGAGCAACAGAAGTTATTACTTCATTGAACTGTAATATTCCCACGCTTAGAAATATCGCCACAGCCAGATGCTCTCCTTCTCGTGCCAATCCAATTTTCCCGCCGACACTAAGTCCATTTATAATTGCTTCAATTTGGCTCATTGCTTCACGCATTGCACCGATTACTGCGCCATCGTGAGCATGAACATCTTGAATCAGGGTATTTCGTTTTGCCGCTATTAATGCGCTTTCAATAAATTTAAAACGGGACTGGGGCATTGCGCCGCCGACATTTACAGCAGCGGTTTTTATCCCGATTTTTCGGTAGTCCTGCATCAATTTTTTTTCTTCATCTCGTGAAGAAATAGCCATTTTTAATGCTGTTCTGCATATTTCTACACTTTTATTATTTTCTTCCATTTTGGAATCTCCTTAAAGAATAATTTTTTTTTAAATTGACTCATTTAATTTTCGTCCTTTATCAGCAGTTCCACAGCTTCTACATATCCATCCTTGCCTTTCCCGTGAATTTGGGCAATGCAGGCAGGCGCCGTAACTGAGA is a window encoding:
- a CDS encoding HutP family protein translates to MEENNKSVEICRTALKMAISSRDEEKKLMQDYRKIGIKTAAVNVGGAMPQSRFKFIESALIAAKRNTLIQDVHAHDGAVIGAMREAMSQIEAIINGLSVGGKIGLAREGEHLAVAIFLSVGILQFNEVITSVAHRSVSILDNEK
- a CDS encoding thymidylate kinase; the protein is MGKLIIIEGTDGSGKQTQTELLYNKLKKIKGENKVKKISFPNYESRASEPVKMYLAGEFGKTAESVNAYAASVLYSVDRFASFKTEWEDFYNNGGIVISDRYTISNMIHQAPKILNKAEKEKYLNWLIDLEWDKIGIPKPDIVFFLDIPFEFSQKLMKDRENKITGKKEKDIHEKDKNYLKNAYEVAKDLSEKYSWNVISCVNENNLRAIENINDEMLEIVLKNI